One genomic window of Parasteatoda tepidariorum isolate YZ-2023 chromosome 9, CAS_Ptep_4.0, whole genome shotgun sequence includes the following:
- the LOC107450601 gene encoding serine-rich adhesin for platelets isoform X11: MESNASDMYDDSNELIIDEEACASMTETPDAEGNSLLMTSEDPFMAVASKVSDVSEFAEVDTQTTEVPIINDSPDNLDMIDSSEIVDEFDSLPSSPDLPELPDLVKKCRRPCWVKLERLSQAEIDKHTSYIDVEYQKKVRHARRLARHKIAADKFEEYKNYRQDFIHKKRSREWSFENNDFESSSDEYRPSESLSSGKRKKRKKLPYEEDIDWSPTLDRDADINAWRHTSSRQKKYDKLRITTRRRRIESDPDSDSSDFDYETYMYNYEEEEEKSENPESSEDVNAPKLEDIYDPRKSYDPPPKKKPKLKPKKVEAIAESHQNTMIDSDVLSRIMQEMADYNMKNTKDTKVVRTILNGATTKQSCSKSTKNNSAKRGRTGIKHTNDILPPSVTTVQKLISNMVDTVCTIETKRIESVEKSKMKKCRWCKVLFHSENKKDIACVICKDTISPNALMVKKPKVKKGDPTGSKGSKGGASKNKVRDKVLKTLSKNDQQRLIYSDKAVKLSVDKGYNHLKSLSPPRETVDNVDCSIKKAIKVKKGNSTKKKSKGVSKSDASSIGLTKVPNQIQTSKTNSIAMTNVDKGLFLMTFPDRDEELVETPNNNVLPSASDNDKNNLINSTSQVTSAKTSAGATTDAGAADESRDKFDKYSMPSVPTVVVANYSASKTKKGDFILESVYYQNKTTQNNSVTKLPMGKKDDSCGDSPKSTSVVSNINNVSPLSSNIAPGSISTKNSLSMPTVNQLSMIRQPFPYNNYSNALLNVSAGVNIRPSIPQTSSNLPNNLVINSAVPNVKLNTNLPVTNANSSLSFSNANFAIGSNITRLINSGFQITPASTGNSIAIRPVRMGVPMSVNNVYYTNEPSLSRLISNQGLQITPAPSENLPLNVNNNLSNNTAVNSVNTFPYNNQINPQLSLDPAQFLLDKSIIVQNINAPNILNTGGTSLNARNISLNTENVGLNTGNVALNAGNVSLNEGDKSLNTGNISLNASNSSLSISVDSLNSGNSSLNGENVSLNDRKTVADNLVQKSQTPDLNLMDVTNLSRGSITPVSETQQSEKLSSFKTTENDSHLEREYREIEALSILSIMDLEKNPKAALLHRIDMNNKSVEELSKDKSRHNEYLIALNVKEIYKIAKKWLTRFGSFTRLSEHFLKKEEENTPLKTAIQIKKEHIDEEEEEMPACQFSESSSHIAQPSPLPDLSNAGGLSLNAFNTINAIPNINHIANLETQVDSIADQLNSAGVDCTIPIPGITAMSSNNSLIQQNVPRNDMFHDSRETPSRGSGPRTPARPESAASHIEERVLTPAQIKREKMEATNSSPFSQCSFSSNNPAISLPSGTDLQSVQPNELSQLLSQPFMSPNIGAPSVGYTNSVMSRPSSSTPNIPMMSNSYINSMSNQSPNINLRTLSQNISSGPPRYIGPPGIVTSSSNYNNLHAQSPPNYQNQVPPNRTVSFNSSQNLTKVLMDFASQKTPQNYNPKAVPGSVNTNIVAVRSGPQGQVYMQPQQQPVNQLYNVQQVYLPNQSPLLQQSLNSQQRAAPQSANQYIVRQNPSTVSSTLSGGSILLNSNTLSTNAMQQNLYIQNAVNNFPQDQMAQTLNTATVPQSSSPGSQLPSSAAFLMQNNKLPASVGEIISDMLCAMCGTVATLRCKQCTKVAYCNPTCAKSFWHSKHKHECKPLDGSV, encoded by the exons ATGGAAAGTAATGCATCAGACATGTACGATGattctaatgaattaataattgatgAGGAGGCCTGTGCAAGTATGACTGAGACACCTGATGCAGA agGTAATTCTCTTCTCATGACATCAGAAGATCCATTTATGGCTGTTGCCTCTAAAGTGTCTGATGTATCAGAGTTTGCTGAAGTTGATACACAGACCACTGAAGTGCCAATTATAAATGACTCACCTGATAATTTAGACATGATAGACTCCTCCGAGATTGTTGATGAATTCGATTC cTTACCCTCTAGTCCTGATTTGCCTGAATTGCCAGATCT ggTGAAGAAATGTAGACGACCTTGTTGGGTCAAATTGGAGCGACTCTCTCAAGCTGAAATTGATAAGCATACATCTTACATTGATGTAGAATATCAAAAGAAGGTGCGTCATGCTAGACGACTAGCTAGACATAAAATAGCTGCAGATAAGTTTGAAGAATACAAAAACTATAGACAAGATTTTATTCATAAGAAGCGCTCTAGGGAATggtcttttgaaaataatgatttcgAATCCTCTAGTGATGAATACAGGCCATCAGAGTCCCTCAGTTCAGGGAAGAGAAAGAAGCGAAAAAAATTGCCTTATGAAGAAGATATAGATTGGAGTCCTACTCTGGATCGTGATGCAGACATTAACGCTTGGAGACATACAAGTTCAAGgcaaaaaaagtatgataagCTTAGAATCACAACTAGAAGGAGAAGAATTGAATCAGATCCAGATTCGGACTCATCAGATTTTGATTACGAGACTTACATGTATAATTATGAGGAAGAAgaggaaaaatctgaaaatccTGAATCATCTGAAGATGTAAATGCTCCTAAACTTGAAGATATTTATGATCCAAGAAAAAGTTACGACCCACCTCCTAAAAAGAAACCTAAACTTAAACCTAAAAAAGTTGAAGCAATTGCAGAGTCACATCAAAACACAATGATTGATAGTGATGTGTTATCCCGGATCATGCAGGAAATGGCCGATTACAACATGAAGAATACAAAAGATACCAAAGTGGTTCGCACTATTTTAAATGGAGCAACCACAAAACAATCCTGTTCAAAATCCACTAAAAATAACTCCGCCAAACGTGGAAGAACTGGTATTAAACATACGAATGACATTTTGCCACCTTCAGTAACCACTGTGCAAAAGCTAATTTCCAACATGGTTGATACAGTGTGCACTATTGAAACTAAAAGAATAGAAAGTGTAGAAAAAAGTAAGATGAAAAAGTGCAGATGGTGTAAAGTCTTATTTCACAGTGAAAACAAGAAAGATATTGCTTGCGTCATTTGTAAGGACACAATTAGTCCTAATGCATTGATGGTAAAAAAACCTAAAGTCAAGAAAGGGGACCCCACTGGCAGTAAAGGATCCAAAGGGGGAGCTTCGAAAAACAAAGTGAGGGATAAAGTCTTGAAAACTTTATCCAAAAATGACCAGCAGAGATTAATATATTCTGACAAAGCAGTTAAATTATCAGTTGATAAAGGGTACAATCATCTCAAAAGTCTTTCTCCTCCCAGGGAAACAGTCGATAACGTAGACTGTTCTATAAAAAAGGCCATTAAGGTGAAAAAAGGAAATagcactaagaaaaaaagcaaaggtGTATCTAAATCTGATGCAAGTTCAATAGGGTTGACTAAAGTTCCTAATCAAATTCAAACATCAAAAACTAATAGTATTGCTATGACAAATGTCGATAAAGggttatttttaatgacatttccaGATCGTGATGAAGAGCTTGTTGAAACTCCTAATAACAATGTCCTACCATCTGCATctgataatgataaaaataatttaattaatagtacaTCTCAGGTTACTAGTGCCAAAACTTCTGCAGGGGCAACCACTGATGCAGGAGCTGCAGATGAAAGTCGTGATAAATTTGATAAGTATTCAATGCCATCCGTTCCTACTGTAGTTGTTGCCAACTACTCTGCTTCTAAGACAAAGAAAGGTGATTTTATTCTGGAGAGtgtatattatcaaaataaaacaacacaaaacaataGCGTGACTAAGTTACCAATGGGAAAGAAAGATGATAGTTGCGGAGATTCTCCCAAGAGTACCAGCGTTGtttcaaacattaataatgTTTCTCCCCTCAGTAGCAATATTGCTCCTGGAAGTATTAGTACTAAAAATTCACTCAGCATGCCTACTGTGAACCAGTTGTCAATGATACGTCAGCCCTTtccatataataattattccaaTGCACTCTTAAATGTATCTGCTGGTGTTAATATTAGACCTTCAATACCTCAAACCTCTTCTAATTTGCCTAacaatttagtaattaatagtGCTGTACCTAATGTTAAGTTAAACACAAATCTTCCTGTCACCAATGCTAATAGTAGTTTGTCTTTTTCAAATGCTAATTTTGCCATCGGATCTAATATTACAAGGCTTAttaattctggttttcaaataaCCCCGGCATCTACAGGAAATAGCATTGCCATCAGGCCTGTTAGAATGGGTGTACCAATGTCTGTAAACAACGTATATTATACAAATGAACCAAGCCTTTCTAGACTTATCAGCAATCAAGGACTTCAAATTACACCTGCACCATCGGAAAATCttccccttaatgttaataataatttatccaaTAACACTGCTGTAAATAGTGTCAATACTTTTCcatataataatcaaattaaccCTCAATTATCTTTAGATCCTGCCCAATTTTTACTTGATAAATCCATTATAGTTCAGAACATTAATGcaccaaatattttgaatacaggAGGAACTTCTTTAAATGCAAGAAATATATCTTTGAATACAGAAAATGTTGGTTTAAACACAGGAAATGTTGCATTAAATGCTGGCAATGTTTCTTTGAATGAAGGAGACAAATCTTTAAACActggaaatatttcattaaatgctAGCAATTCATCTTTAAGTATATCAGTTGATTCTTTAAATTCAGGAAATAGTTCTTTAAATGGTGAAAATGTATCTTTGAATGATAGAAAAACAGTTGCAGATAATTTAGTACAGAAATCTCAGACccctgatttaaatttaatggatGTTACCAATTTGTCGCGAGGCTCAATTACACCTGTTAGTGAAACTCAGCAGTCGGAAAAACTGAGTAGCTTTAAAACTACTGAAAATGACTCCCATCTTGAAAGAGAATATCGAGAGATAGAAGCATTATCGATTTTAAGTATAATGGACTTAGAAAAGAATCCAAAAGCTGCACTTCTTCACCGCATAGATATGAACAATAAATCTGTTGAAGAATTATCTAAAGATAAAAGCAGACACAATGAATATCTAATTGCTCTGAATGTGAAAGAAATCTATAAGATAGCTAAGAAATGGCTCACAAGATTCGGATCATTCACTAGACTCTCCgagcactttttgaaaaaagaagaggaaaatACCCCTCTTAAGACTgcaattcagataaaaaaagaGCATATTGATGAAGAGGAAGAAGAAATGCCTGCCTGCCAATTTTCTGAGAGTTCATCTCACATTGCACAGCCATCCCCTCTTCCTGATCTATCGAATGCTGGTGGATTAAGTTTGAATgcatttaatacaataaatgcAATTCCTAATATAAACCATATAGCTAATTTAGAGACTCAAGTTGACTCAATTGCTGATCAACTTAACTCAGCTGGTGTTGATTGCACTATTCCTATTCCTGGTATAACTGCAATGTCTTCTAACAATTCTCTAATTCAGCAGAATGTTCCTCGAAATGATATGTTCCATGATTCTCGGGAGACTCCATCTCGAGGTAGTGGTCCCAGAACACCTGCTCGTCCTGAAAGTGCAGCATCCCATATAGAAGAGAGGGTCTTAACACCTGCTCagattaaaagagaaaaaatggaAGCAACTAATTCTTCCCCATTTTCTCAATGTTCTTTCTCCTCTAATAATCCAGCAATTTCTCTACCTTCAGGTACTGATCTTCAAAGTGTGCAACCTAATGAACTATCTCAATTACTTTCTCAACCTTTCATGTCTCCGAATATTGGAGCACCTAGTGTAGGGTATACCAATTCTGTGATGTCTAGACCAAGTAGTTCAACACCAAATATTCCAATGATGTCAAATTCTTACATCAATTCCATGTCAAATCAGTCACCAAATATTAATCTAAGAACATTGTCCCAAAACATTAGTAGTGGTCCGCCAAGGTATATTGGACCTCCTGGTATTGTGACCAGTAGTTCTAATTATAACAATCTACATGCTCAGAGTCCTCCAAATTACCAAAATCAAGTGCCTCCTAATAGAACGGTTTCATTCAACTCAAGCCAGAATCTTACTAAAGTTCTGATGGATTTTGCTTCTCAAAAGACTCCTCAAAATTATAATCCAAAGGCTGTGCCTGGTAGTGTAAATACGAATATTGTAGCTGTCAGAAGTGGGCCGCAAGGACAGGTTTATATGCAGCCTCAACAACAGCCCGTTAATCAATTATACAATGTACAACAAGTGTATCTTCCGAATCAGTCTCCTCTATTACAGCAGTCTTTAAATTCACAACAAAGAGCTGCTCCTCAATCGGCGAACCAATATATTGTGAGGCAAAATCCTAGTACTGTTAGTAGTACTTTGTCAGGAGGATCAATTCTTCTGAACAGTAATACATTATCTACAAATGCTATGCAACAAAATCTTTATATCCAGAACGCTGTAAATAATTTCCCTCAAGATCAAATGGCTCAAACATTGAACACGGCAACTGTCCCGCAATCTTCTTCACCAGGCTCTCAACTACCATCTAGTGCAGcatttttgatgcaaaataaCAAG CTTCCTGCTTCTGTTGGAGAAATTATCTCAGACATGCTGTGTGCAATGTGTGGAACAGTTGCTACACTAAGATGTAAACAATGTACAAAGGTTGCATATTGTAACCCTACATGTGCt aaatccTTCTGGCATTCAAAGCACAAACATGAATGTAAACCTCTTGATGGTTCTGTGTGA
- the LOC107450601 gene encoding serine-rich adhesin for platelets isoform X8 translates to MESNASDMYDDSNELIIDEEACASMTETPDAEGNSLLMTSEDPFMAVASKVSDVSEFAEVDTQTTEVPIINDSPDNLDMIDSSEIVDEFDSLPSSPDLPELPDLISTNSDLAEQLHYSDLVKKCRRPCWVKLERLSQAEIDKHTSYIDVEYQKKVRHARRLARHKIAADKFEEYKNYRQDFIHKKRSREWSFENNDFESSSDEYRPSESLSSGKRKKRKKLPYEEDIDWSPTLDRDADINAWRHTSSRQKKYDKLRITTRRRRIESDPDSDSSDFDYETYMYNYEEEEEKSENPESSEDVNAPKLEDIYDPRKSYDPPPKKKPKLKPKKVEAIAESHQNTMIDSDVLSRIMQEMADYNMKNTKDTKVVRTILNGATTKQSCSKSTKNNSAKRGRTGIKHTNDILPPSVTTVQKLISNMVDTVCTIETKRIESVEKSKMKKCRWCKVLFHSENKKDIACVICKDTISPNALMVKKPKVKKGDPTGSKGSKGGASKNKVRDKVLKTLSKNDQQRLIYSDKAVKLSVDKGYNHLKSLSPPRETVDNVDCSIKKAIKVKKGNSTKKKSKGVSKSDASSIGLTKVPNQIQTSKTNSIAMTNVDKGLFLMTFPDRDEELVETPNNNVLPSASDNDKNNLINSTSQVTSAKTSAGATTDAGAADESRDKFDKYSMPSVPTVVVANYSASKTKKGDFILESVYYQNKTTQNNSVTKLPMGKKDDSCGDSPKSTSVVSNINNVSPLSSNIAPGSISTKNSLSMPTVNQLSMIRQPFPYNNYSNALLNVSAGVNIRPSIPQTSSNLPNNLVINSAVPNVKLNTNLPVTNANSSLSFSNANFAIGSNITRLINSGFQITPASTGNSIAIRPVRMGVPMSVNNVYYTNEPSLSRLISNQGLQITPAPSENLPLNVNNNLSNNTAVNSVNTFPYNNQINPQLSLDPAQFLLDKSIIVQNINAPNILNTGGTSLNARNISLNTENVGLNTGNVALNAGNVSLNEGDKSLNTGNISLNASNSSLSISVDSLNSGNSSLNGENVSLNDRKTVADNLVQKSQTPDLNLMDVTNLSRGSITPVSETQQSEKLSSFKTTENDSHLEREYREIEALSILSIMDLEKNPKAALLHRIDMNNKSVEELSKDKSRHNEYLIALNVKEIYKIAKKWLTRFGSFTRLSEHFLKKEEENTPLKTAIQIKKEHIDEEEEEMPACQFSESSSHIAQPSPLPDLSNAGGLSLNAFNTINAIPNINHIANLETQVDSIADQLNSAGVDCTIPIPGITAMSSNNSLIQQNVPRNDMFHDSRETPSRGSGPRTPARPESAASHIEERVLTPAQIKREKMEATNSSPFSQCSFSSNNPAISLPSGTDLQSVQPNELSQLLSQPFMSPNIGAPSVGYTNSVMSRPSSSTPNIPMMSNSYINSMSNQSPNINLRTLSQNISSGPPRYIGPPGIVTSSSNYNNLHAQSPPNYQNQVPPNRTVSFNSSQNLTKVLMDFASQKTPQNYNPKAVPGSVNTNIVAVRSGPQGQVYMQPQQQPVNQLYNVQQVYLPNQSPLLQQSLNSQQRAAPQSANQYIVRQNPSTVSSTLSGGSILLNSNTLSTNAMQQNLYIQNAVNNFPQDQMAQTLNTATVPQSSSPGSQLPSSAAFLMQNNKLPASVGEIISDMLCAMCGTVATLRCKQCTKVAYCNPTCAKSFWHSKHKHECKPLDGSV, encoded by the exons ATGGAAAGTAATGCATCAGACATGTACGATGattctaatgaattaataattgatgAGGAGGCCTGTGCAAGTATGACTGAGACACCTGATGCAGA agGTAATTCTCTTCTCATGACATCAGAAGATCCATTTATGGCTGTTGCCTCTAAAGTGTCTGATGTATCAGAGTTTGCTGAAGTTGATACACAGACCACTGAAGTGCCAATTATAAATGACTCACCTGATAATTTAGACATGATAGACTCCTCCGAGATTGTTGATGAATTCGATTC cTTACCCTCTAGTCCTGATTTGCCTGAATTGCCAGATCT aaTATCTACAAATTCTGATCTTGCAGAACAATTACACTATTCAGACtt ggTGAAGAAATGTAGACGACCTTGTTGGGTCAAATTGGAGCGACTCTCTCAAGCTGAAATTGATAAGCATACATCTTACATTGATGTAGAATATCAAAAGAAGGTGCGTCATGCTAGACGACTAGCTAGACATAAAATAGCTGCAGATAAGTTTGAAGAATACAAAAACTATAGACAAGATTTTATTCATAAGAAGCGCTCTAGGGAATggtcttttgaaaataatgatttcgAATCCTCTAGTGATGAATACAGGCCATCAGAGTCCCTCAGTTCAGGGAAGAGAAAGAAGCGAAAAAAATTGCCTTATGAAGAAGATATAGATTGGAGTCCTACTCTGGATCGTGATGCAGACATTAACGCTTGGAGACATACAAGTTCAAGgcaaaaaaagtatgataagCTTAGAATCACAACTAGAAGGAGAAGAATTGAATCAGATCCAGATTCGGACTCATCAGATTTTGATTACGAGACTTACATGTATAATTATGAGGAAGAAgaggaaaaatctgaaaatccTGAATCATCTGAAGATGTAAATGCTCCTAAACTTGAAGATATTTATGATCCAAGAAAAAGTTACGACCCACCTCCTAAAAAGAAACCTAAACTTAAACCTAAAAAAGTTGAAGCAATTGCAGAGTCACATCAAAACACAATGATTGATAGTGATGTGTTATCCCGGATCATGCAGGAAATGGCCGATTACAACATGAAGAATACAAAAGATACCAAAGTGGTTCGCACTATTTTAAATGGAGCAACCACAAAACAATCCTGTTCAAAATCCACTAAAAATAACTCCGCCAAACGTGGAAGAACTGGTATTAAACATACGAATGACATTTTGCCACCTTCAGTAACCACTGTGCAAAAGCTAATTTCCAACATGGTTGATACAGTGTGCACTATTGAAACTAAAAGAATAGAAAGTGTAGAAAAAAGTAAGATGAAAAAGTGCAGATGGTGTAAAGTCTTATTTCACAGTGAAAACAAGAAAGATATTGCTTGCGTCATTTGTAAGGACACAATTAGTCCTAATGCATTGATGGTAAAAAAACCTAAAGTCAAGAAAGGGGACCCCACTGGCAGTAAAGGATCCAAAGGGGGAGCTTCGAAAAACAAAGTGAGGGATAAAGTCTTGAAAACTTTATCCAAAAATGACCAGCAGAGATTAATATATTCTGACAAAGCAGTTAAATTATCAGTTGATAAAGGGTACAATCATCTCAAAAGTCTTTCTCCTCCCAGGGAAACAGTCGATAACGTAGACTGTTCTATAAAAAAGGCCATTAAGGTGAAAAAAGGAAATagcactaagaaaaaaagcaaaggtGTATCTAAATCTGATGCAAGTTCAATAGGGTTGACTAAAGTTCCTAATCAAATTCAAACATCAAAAACTAATAGTATTGCTATGACAAATGTCGATAAAGggttatttttaatgacatttccaGATCGTGATGAAGAGCTTGTTGAAACTCCTAATAACAATGTCCTACCATCTGCATctgataatgataaaaataatttaattaatagtacaTCTCAGGTTACTAGTGCCAAAACTTCTGCAGGGGCAACCACTGATGCAGGAGCTGCAGATGAAAGTCGTGATAAATTTGATAAGTATTCAATGCCATCCGTTCCTACTGTAGTTGTTGCCAACTACTCTGCTTCTAAGACAAAGAAAGGTGATTTTATTCTGGAGAGtgtatattatcaaaataaaacaacacaaaacaataGCGTGACTAAGTTACCAATGGGAAAGAAAGATGATAGTTGCGGAGATTCTCCCAAGAGTACCAGCGTTGtttcaaacattaataatgTTTCTCCCCTCAGTAGCAATATTGCTCCTGGAAGTATTAGTACTAAAAATTCACTCAGCATGCCTACTGTGAACCAGTTGTCAATGATACGTCAGCCCTTtccatataataattattccaaTGCACTCTTAAATGTATCTGCTGGTGTTAATATTAGACCTTCAATACCTCAAACCTCTTCTAATTTGCCTAacaatttagtaattaatagtGCTGTACCTAATGTTAAGTTAAACACAAATCTTCCTGTCACCAATGCTAATAGTAGTTTGTCTTTTTCAAATGCTAATTTTGCCATCGGATCTAATATTACAAGGCTTAttaattctggttttcaaataaCCCCGGCATCTACAGGAAATAGCATTGCCATCAGGCCTGTTAGAATGGGTGTACCAATGTCTGTAAACAACGTATATTATACAAATGAACCAAGCCTTTCTAGACTTATCAGCAATCAAGGACTTCAAATTACACCTGCACCATCGGAAAATCttccccttaatgttaataataatttatccaaTAACACTGCTGTAAATAGTGTCAATACTTTTCcatataataatcaaattaaccCTCAATTATCTTTAGATCCTGCCCAATTTTTACTTGATAAATCCATTATAGTTCAGAACATTAATGcaccaaatattttgaatacaggAGGAACTTCTTTAAATGCAAGAAATATATCTTTGAATACAGAAAATGTTGGTTTAAACACAGGAAATGTTGCATTAAATGCTGGCAATGTTTCTTTGAATGAAGGAGACAAATCTTTAAACActggaaatatttcattaaatgctAGCAATTCATCTTTAAGTATATCAGTTGATTCTTTAAATTCAGGAAATAGTTCTTTAAATGGTGAAAATGTATCTTTGAATGATAGAAAAACAGTTGCAGATAATTTAGTACAGAAATCTCAGACccctgatttaaatttaatggatGTTACCAATTTGTCGCGAGGCTCAATTACACCTGTTAGTGAAACTCAGCAGTCGGAAAAACTGAGTAGCTTTAAAACTACTGAAAATGACTCCCATCTTGAAAGAGAATATCGAGAGATAGAAGCATTATCGATTTTAAGTATAATGGACTTAGAAAAGAATCCAAAAGCTGCACTTCTTCACCGCATAGATATGAACAATAAATCTGTTGAAGAATTATCTAAAGATAAAAGCAGACACAATGAATATCTAATTGCTCTGAATGTGAAAGAAATCTATAAGATAGCTAAGAAATGGCTCACAAGATTCGGATCATTCACTAGACTCTCCgagcactttttgaaaaaagaagaggaaaatACCCCTCTTAAGACTgcaattcagataaaaaaagaGCATATTGATGAAGAGGAAGAAGAAATGCCTGCCTGCCAATTTTCTGAGAGTTCATCTCACATTGCACAGCCATCCCCTCTTCCTGATCTATCGAATGCTGGTGGATTAAGTTTGAATgcatttaatacaataaatgcAATTCCTAATATAAACCATATAGCTAATTTAGAGACTCAAGTTGACTCAATTGCTGATCAACTTAACTCAGCTGGTGTTGATTGCACTATTCCTATTCCTGGTATAACTGCAATGTCTTCTAACAATTCTCTAATTCAGCAGAATGTTCCTCGAAATGATATGTTCCATGATTCTCGGGAGACTCCATCTCGAGGTAGTGGTCCCAGAACACCTGCTCGTCCTGAAAGTGCAGCATCCCATATAGAAGAGAGGGTCTTAACACCTGCTCagattaaaagagaaaaaatggaAGCAACTAATTCTTCCCCATTTTCTCAATGTTCTTTCTCCTCTAATAATCCAGCAATTTCTCTACCTTCAGGTACTGATCTTCAAAGTGTGCAACCTAATGAACTATCTCAATTACTTTCTCAACCTTTCATGTCTCCGAATATTGGAGCACCTAGTGTAGGGTATACCAATTCTGTGATGTCTAGACCAAGTAGTTCAACACCAAATATTCCAATGATGTCAAATTCTTACATCAATTCCATGTCAAATCAGTCACCAAATATTAATCTAAGAACATTGTCCCAAAACATTAGTAGTGGTCCGCCAAGGTATATTGGACCTCCTGGTATTGTGACCAGTAGTTCTAATTATAACAATCTACATGCTCAGAGTCCTCCAAATTACCAAAATCAAGTGCCTCCTAATAGAACGGTTTCATTCAACTCAAGCCAGAATCTTACTAAAGTTCTGATGGATTTTGCTTCTCAAAAGACTCCTCAAAATTATAATCCAAAGGCTGTGCCTGGTAGTGTAAATACGAATATTGTAGCTGTCAGAAGTGGGCCGCAAGGACAGGTTTATATGCAGCCTCAACAACAGCCCGTTAATCAATTATACAATGTACAACAAGTGTATCTTCCGAATCAGTCTCCTCTATTACAGCAGTCTTTAAATTCACAACAAAGAGCTGCTCCTCAATCGGCGAACCAATATATTGTGAGGCAAAATCCTAGTACTGTTAGTAGTACTTTGTCAGGAGGATCAATTCTTCTGAACAGTAATACATTATCTACAAATGCTATGCAACAAAATCTTTATATCCAGAACGCTGTAAATAATTTCCCTCAAGATCAAATGGCTCAAACATTGAACACGGCAACTGTCCCGCAATCTTCTTCACCAGGCTCTCAACTACCATCTAGTGCAGcatttttgatgcaaaataaCAAG CTTCCTGCTTCTGTTGGAGAAATTATCTCAGACATGCTGTGTGCAATGTGTGGAACAGTTGCTACACTAAGATGTAAACAATGTACAAAGGTTGCATATTGTAACCCTACATGTGCt aaatccTTCTGGCATTCAAAGCACAAACATGAATGTAAACCTCTTGATGGTTCTGTGTGA